From Pseudothermotoga thermarum DSM 5069, a single genomic window includes:
- the nadD gene encoding nicotinate (nicotinamide) nucleotide adenylyltransferase yields the protein MAMLSNTTSRIGLFGGTFNPPHVGHIIIAQYAVEELELDLLYVIPTYKPWHKSEMLAPFETRFNWCKVCFENEKIKISDFEKVRGETSYSIYVIEHFANLHQTKPFFIVGEDCLSYIEKWYRYNELFEKSHFVVYPRYCNRPYEQHAKTALGKLYETIIFLNAPLVQISSTEIRERIKKNKSIKGMVHPQIEKEVIDYFKQF from the coding sequence ATGGCTATGCTTTCGAATACCACGAGTAGGATAGGGCTCTTTGGTGGAACTTTCAACCCACCGCACGTCGGTCATATAATCATTGCACAATATGCTGTTGAGGAACTTGAGTTGGATCTTCTCTACGTGATTCCAACTTATAAACCTTGGCACAAATCCGAAATGTTGGCGCCCTTTGAAACAAGGTTTAACTGGTGTAAGGTGTGTTTTGAGAATGAAAAGATAAAGATCAGCGATTTTGAAAAAGTTCGCGGGGAAACGTCGTATTCGATATACGTTATAGAACATTTTGCAAATCTTCATCAAACTAAACCTTTCTTCATAGTTGGAGAAGACTGTCTTTCATACATAGAGAAATGGTACCGCTACAACGAACTTTTCGAAAAAAGCCATTTTGTTGTCTATCCAAGGTATTGCAATCGACCGTATGAGCAACATGCCAAAACAGCCCTTGGAAAACTTTACGAAACGATAATATTCCTGAACGCGCCTTTGGTACAAATTTCCTCAACTGAGATAAGGGAAAGGATAAAGAAAAATAAATCCATCAAGGGTATGGTTCATCCACAGATAGAAAAAGAGGTGATAGATTATTTCAAGCAATTTTGA
- a CDS encoding tRNA dihydrouridine synthase, producing MAGITSRPFRKICSLWGAEFSYTEMISAESVLRAFKVVQKMLPDEEEKNVAVQLFGNDPNRMAQAAKVVEPFACWININAACPAKKVLKKGSGGALLKDLERLKAIISAVKNAVQRPVTVKVRIGFEENELEKIMQVCIDAGADGVEVHGRTVEQGYGGKAIWDLKLDQYEVATVISGDIYEPQDVEKALSISGAQAVLIARGALRKPWIFAQLKGKNPTVEEIKNMFLLHLKMLIDLEGPRSFYKLRQFVAGYTHGMPGARMFRERFMLANSPEEQQQLINEFFNQLLMNNQENEVVKPIEELSKEV from the coding sequence ATGGCAGGAATAACATCTAGACCTTTTAGAAAAATCTGCTCCCTCTGGGGAGCAGAATTTTCATATACTGAAATGATAAGCGCTGAAAGCGTGCTAAGGGCTTTCAAAGTGGTTCAAAAGATGCTACCAGATGAGGAAGAAAAAAACGTGGCAGTACAACTTTTTGGAAACGATCCAAATCGAATGGCTCAAGCAGCAAAAGTTGTAGAACCCTTTGCTTGTTGGATAAACATCAACGCAGCTTGTCCTGCGAAAAAAGTTTTGAAAAAAGGCAGCGGTGGTGCGCTGCTCAAAGACCTTGAGAGACTGAAAGCGATAATCTCTGCAGTCAAGAATGCTGTGCAAAGACCTGTGACTGTCAAAGTAAGAATAGGCTTTGAAGAGAATGAACTTGAAAAGATCATGCAAGTTTGCATTGATGCAGGAGCAGACGGTGTAGAAGTTCATGGAAGAACCGTTGAACAAGGCTACGGTGGAAAAGCCATTTGGGATTTAAAACTTGACCAGTACGAAGTTGCGACTGTCATAAGCGGGGACATTTACGAGCCACAGGATGTGGAAAAAGCTTTGTCAATTTCAGGTGCACAAGCTGTTTTGATAGCCAGGGGAGCTTTGAGAAAACCTTGGATTTTTGCCCAACTTAAAGGAAAAAACCCCACGGTTGAAGAGATCAAAAACATGTTTTTACTGCATCTGAAAATGCTGATCGACCTTGAGGGTCCAAGGAGTTTTTACAAACTAAGGCAATTCGTTGCAGGCTACACCCACGGAATGCCCGGCGCAAGGATGTTCAGAGAAAGGTTCATGCTGGCAAACAGTCCAGAAGAACAACAGCAATTGATCAATGAGTTTTTTAATCAACTTTTAATGAACAACCAGGAAAATGAAGTTGTCAAACCAATTGAAGAACTATCCAAGGAGGTGTAG
- a CDS encoding Do family serine endopeptidase: protein MKKAFILAILILSVGIFAYVNPGYESPIVAVVEYAAPAVVKIEAVKQTTSPFYDPFFEEFFRRWFGYSPFGGQQTTSLGSGFIFDKEGYILTNEHVVSGAREITVTLLDGSTYKAEYIGGDAELDIAVIKINPDKELHALEFGDSDAVKIGEWVIAIGNPLGFQHTVTIGVVSATGRRIPKPDGSGYYTNLIQTDAAINPGNSGGPLLNIHGQVIGINTAIVNPQQGINLGFAIPINTVKRFLDQLVATGKVQKAYLGVRVKTVTPELAKAMGLKVDKGVLVVQVLENSPAQRAGLKENDVIVRFDGSSVTSDSEFVSLIRSHAPGDTVTLVVNRGGKELTIPVTLGSATEEIPTATVQAREFAGLVVDEITNADRENYRIPTSVNGVIVRQVKQSSQIQVGDVIYQIAVSGRTYEINSVKDWNSVVDRIKQGDFVAFFVYRRGTKMIYSFTYR, encoded by the coding sequence ATGAAGAAAGCATTCATCTTAGCAATCTTGATTTTGAGTGTGGGAATTTTTGCCTATGTGAATCCTGGTTATGAAAGCCCGATAGTGGCTGTTGTGGAATACGCCGCACCCGCAGTCGTGAAAATCGAAGCGGTGAAACAAACCACATCGCCCTTCTATGATCCGTTCTTTGAAGAATTTTTCAGAAGATGGTTTGGTTACTCACCATTTGGAGGTCAGCAGACAACAAGCCTTGGCTCAGGTTTCATCTTTGACAAGGAAGGTTATATTCTCACAAACGAACATGTGGTAAGCGGTGCAAGAGAGATCACAGTTACCCTGCTGGATGGATCCACATACAAAGCCGAATACATAGGTGGAGACGCTGAACTTGACATTGCGGTGATAAAGATCAACCCAGATAAGGAACTACATGCCCTTGAATTTGGCGATTCTGATGCTGTGAAAATAGGTGAATGGGTAATAGCAATTGGAAACCCACTTGGTTTCCAACATACGGTGACAATAGGTGTTGTCAGCGCAACAGGTAGAAGAATTCCAAAACCAGATGGTTCTGGTTACTACACAAACTTGATTCAAACGGATGCTGCGATTAACCCTGGAAACAGCGGTGGACCGCTTTTGAACATCCACGGGCAAGTCATTGGTATCAACACGGCTATTGTCAACCCACAGCAAGGTATCAATCTTGGATTTGCAATACCTATCAACACAGTGAAAAGATTCTTAGATCAACTTGTGGCAACTGGAAAGGTTCAAAAGGCTTACCTTGGTGTAAGAGTTAAAACCGTAACTCCAGAACTTGCGAAAGCAATGGGACTGAAAGTTGACAAAGGTGTGCTAGTTGTTCAAGTTCTGGAGAATTCTCCAGCCCAAAGAGCAGGACTTAAAGAAAACGACGTCATAGTTAGGTTTGACGGAAGTTCAGTAACATCCGATTCGGAATTTGTCAGTTTGATAAGAAGTCATGCTCCAGGCGACACAGTGACACTTGTTGTAAACCGTGGTGGAAAAGAATTGACAATACCAGTCACACTTGGAAGTGCAACCGAAGAAATACCAACAGCGACAGTTCAAGCAAGAGAATTCGCAGGTCTTGTGGTTGACGAGATAACCAACGCAGACAGGGAAAACTATAGGATCCCAACATCGGTTAACGGTGTAATCGTTAGACAGGTCAAGCAGTCTTCGCAGATTCAGGTTGGTGATGTCATTTATCAAATTGCGGTCAGTGGAAGAACTTACGAAATCAATTCAGTAAAGGATTGGAACAGCGTGGTGGACAGAATCAAGCAAGGCGATTTTGTAGCATTCTTCGTCTATCGAAGAGGTACGAAGATGATTTACAGTTTCACTTATCGATGA